The sequence below is a genomic window from Flavobacterium lipolyticum.
ATCAAAAGGGTCAAATTCTAATCCTACTTCTTCTTTTAATGTTTCAAAGAAAATTCCTTTTTCTTCTAATTCTTCAATAATGATTTTCTTTTTATCTGCATTGTTCCAAGCTTGCAGAAAACTGTCCAAAGTCTTATATTGCTTACCAATACTTTTTTTTGTGTAATGAATTAAACTTTCTGTAATTATTTTACCATCGGGACCTAAATACTGAATTCTTTCATTAATGATTTTTACATCAACCCCTTGAACTATCTTTTTAATGGGCTTAGGTTTTGGCCCTTCACCACCTTCTGGATCAGTAATCTCTGGATAGTCAGGTTCAGGAAAATCTGGGTCGTCAATTACATCTGTTGGAGGTGGATCAGTTATAACAATTGCATCATCACCTTCAATTTCAATTATAGAGACCGGATTGCCATCAAAATCAGGGTCAGCAAAGTGATTGGTTACATTTCTGAAATCCATAATTGTAAAATAGGTTTTTCCATATTCTTCATTAATTCGCGTACCACGACCGATAATTTGCTTGAATTCGGTTATTGAACCAATATTACTGTCTAATACAATTAACTTGCAAGTTTGCGCATCAACACCAGTGGTCATTAATTTTGATGTTACTGCTATAACTGGGTATTTCTCACTTGGATTTATAAAGTTATCTAACTCACGTTTGCCTTCTTCATTATCGCCTGTAATTTGCATTACATATTTACTATTTTCCTTAACCAAGTCGGTATTTACATTTGCTAAGGCAGATCGCATACCTTCTGCATGTTCAATATCAACGCAAAAAACAATAGCTTTATCAAACCGATTATTCAGCTTTAAGAACTCTGTAATTTTATTGGCGACTAATTTTCTTCGATTTTCGACAACAATATTTTTGTCAAAGTCTTTTGTGTTGTAAATTCGATCTTCAACAGGGTTACCATCTTTATCAGTGAATCCTTGTGGTGGTCTCCAACCATCTGCATCAATATCTAAAGTTACTTTAACCACTTTATAAGGAGCTAAGAAGCCATCGTCAATACCTTGCTTTAATGAATATGTATAAAGAGGTTCTCCGAAATAATGGATATTAGATATTTCTTTAGTTTCTTTAGGAGTAGCTGTTAAGCCAATGTGTGTAGCCGTATTAAAATATTCTAATATTTCTCGCCACTTACTATCTTCTTTTGCACTACCTCTATGGCACTCATCAACTATAATTAAATCAAAATAGTTACGTGAGAAATCTTTAAATGAGTCTGGTATTTCTGGATTAGAATTACTTAGCCCTTGATATAATCCTAAAAAGATATCGAATGCTTTATCCGCATTGTCAATCCCTCTTTTATTGTTTGCAACTAATACATCTCTACCATCAACATTTATTACTTTCTTTTTAATGATAGTCATAGCATCTTTGAAATGACGAAAATCCCCTCTCAATGTTTGATCAACTAACGCTGTTCTGTCTGCTAGAAACAATATTTTACGTTTGCTTTTGCTTTTAAATAACCTATACGCAATTTGAAATGCAGTGTAGGTTTTACCTGTTCCGGTAGCCATAACTAAAAGAATTCTATCCTGACCTTTAGCGACTGCTTCAACTGTTCTATTTATAGCAATTTGTTGATAGTACCTTGGCTTTCTATTACTATCGGAAAAATAATCTTGTAGAATAATTTTTTCTTCAATTTCGGTTTCTATTTTTTTGAATTTTTTATATTTTTCCCAAAGAAAACCGACAGTGGGGAAATCTTCTAAAGCCAGATTGATTTCGATATCTCCAGATGTAATTGTTTTGTCGTGAAAATAAAAACCATCCCCATTACTGCTGAAGACAAAAGGGATATCCATCAGGTCGGAATATTTCAAAGCTTGTTGTATTCCAGAATTTAAAGAATGATTATTGTCTTTTGCTTCAATTATAGCAACAGGTATTCCTGAAATATAAAGCACATAGTCAGCAAAAAGTTTCTTACCTCTAGCCGTTAATTTACCTTTAACCCAAATTCTACCGGCAGTAATTGCATATTCTCTAATAATCTGAGTATGTTCGTTCCAACCTGCATTAATTATTGCAGGCGTAATATATTTTTCTTTTATATCAGATTCAGATAGTAATTTTTTATTCATATTACTTGGTATATGGTTGAATATGCAGTATTTTTAAGTAGTTTACAAACTTACGAAAAAGCAAGGTGTTAAGGCAATAAGTGCATACAATATTAAGACTAGTATTTAATTTTTTTTGATTTTAAAATATTCTAATAGAATTTAGACAAAGTAATTTTGTACTATTAAACCTTTTTAAATTTCTCTTCGAATCCTTCGTTTTTTTTGTTTAAACAGCTTTGTTGGCTTACTAAAATTGAATTATACTTTTCTAAACTAATAAAACCATTTTATTTTTCTTTACGGTTTTCCATAATCGAACAAATAAATAATAGGCAAAATAGTTCTTTTAATGATGAAAATCCTACCGTATAAACACCTGTTTTGAATTTTTTTAAGCATAAAAAAAGATACCGAAGCATCTTTATAGTTGATTTTAAATAAATTATTTTTTTAATTCTTGAGCTATTTTAAAGAAAACACAATCTTTTATCTCCTCTTTCGTTGTTTTACCCGAACGTATACATTCCCTAATATAATTCCTTATATTTCCATTTACAATTACAGCATATATCTCAATCGCTAAAGCATTAATCTCTACTTCTGTCATATTTTAAAATTAAAAATGATAAATATCTTTTCTTCTTTATTCTTTTTCTAAATCAAATTTGAAATTAAATAATTCTTTCGGTTCGATATCTAAGCCTTTTGCTATAGATATTATAGTACCTAACGACGCTCCATGTTCACCGTTTAGAACTCTATATACCTGCTTAAGTTCAATCTTACCTACAGAGGCAACAGTCATAACATCTTTTTTATTGTTATCCATTACCTTTTGTAAATTCTGACCAAATGCGATATAATATTTTTTTCGAATCTCTTTCATAAAGTGAAATTGAGACAATTAGAATAAAAAAAATGTCAAATTTGACAATTTTGTGATTTTATATATAATATATATGAACTCTAAAAAATTATTTAAAGAAATTTTAAATAGGATTTTATTAATTTTGTGACTCTTCAATTAAAATATTTGAAGCATTCGCTTTGAATCTCGAACAGAAAACTGGCGTTTTTTAAACCACGAGAGGATAAGTAAGATGCTCACGTCATTGGCGTGGGCTCGCTTATTCGTGTGCGGGTATACCAGTACCTTGGAGCGATATAAGCTGAGTTCTACGCCATTTTTTTATCTTTTTGGTACTAATTCTCCGCTTATATTCTTAGCGTTCCTCCTTCATTTTCATAGCCTCGCATTTAGCTAACTGTCTAATCAAAACTATCTGCTTATGAATTAGAAAAGATTTAAGCCTATTTACTGTCTGCGCTGTCATGATCTTATTTTGAATTAGTCAATTGTATAGTTGCGGGCTTTTAAAAAGGAAGAATTACTAAGGCTTTATTAGAGCCAAAAAAAGCCCTCTAACCGGTCGACAAACAAGTTTAGAGAGCTGAATTAATACAAACTTTCGTTTTAAATTAACTAACCCAAAATTATGAAAACTATTTCATTGAACAAAGGGTTGGCTGCACTATGGTATCCGTTTATTTTCGGCTTCTACCTATTTTGCACTCCAGCCTTAGTACGGAATACCTTGCAGTTCTCCATTTCACAACAATAAGCACAGGTGAGTGGTATTGTAACTGATGATACAACCCCTCTTCCAGGTGTGAGTGTTTCAGTTAAAAACCAGAGAAATACTGTCATCACAGACTTTGAGGGTAAATTTACCATAACAGTATCATCTGATGTGAGTCTAATTTTTACCTACATCGGTTTTAAAACCATTGAAATTCCAGTTGCACGACGTTTATTAATCAATGTGCAGATGGAGCAAGACCAGACTACCCTTCAGGAAGTCAGAATTAATACGGGCTATTATTCTGTTAAAGAAAAGGAACGTACCGACAGTATTGCGAAAATTAAAGCGGCGGATATTGAAAAACAGCCTGTCAACAATCCATTAGCGGCAATGCAGGGACATATGGCTGGAGTAAACATTACTCAAAACACAGGAGTTCCGGGTGGCGGCTTTAATATTCAGATCCGTGGTCTTAGCAGTATACGTGGAGACGGCAATGATCCATTGTACATTGTAAACGGAGTTCCATATTCATCACAGTCGTTAGGAGATGCGACTGTTTCTGCATCCGCTATCTCGGGTGTTACAAATCCGCTGAACAATTTAAATGTATCGGACATAGAAAATATAGAGGTATTGAAAGATGCCGATGCGACAGCAATTTATGGTTCCCGCGGGGCAAACGGCGTGGTACTGATCACTACAAAAAAAGGCAGGTCAGGAGAAACACGTTTTAATTTAAATGCATTTACGGCTGTCGGCAAAGTGGCAAGAAAAATGGATTTAATGCAGACCAGCCAGTATCTGTCAATGCGCGCAGAAGCTTTTGCTAATGATGGCATCACTGAATATCCTGAAGGTGCTTACGATATTAACGGTACTTGGGATCAAAATCGTAATGCCGACTGGCAGAAGGAATTAAAAGAATATTTGTTACAAGGAGAATTATCCTTAATTTCAATGAAAGAGAAATCAATTATAAGAGAAACCGAAAGGCTTATGAATGCTTTATGGACGGGACTTACAAAAATTGGTTTAAATTATGATTTGTACTTTGAGAAAGTAGATGAGTTTATAAGATAGGTTAAAATTACGAATGATTATTTTCTTTTGCGCAACTTCTAATATTCGTTTCTGTGAAGTAATGCAGACAGTCCATATTGTTTCCTTTATTTACTTTCAGTTTGACTATTTCTTTATAGGCTTTAGTTACTGATCTTTTACTGGTGCATTCGTTATTTCCATCGTTTCGGTTTAAGTATTTTTACTTAATATGTGATTAACCGCTTTTTAGGATTGCGCTGAAAAATAAAGTTTGTTTTGAAACGCATAGAAATAAAAAGCCGTTAAACATCATTGTTTAAAGGCTTTTGATATTTAAAGTTTCTTTTGAAACTTCTTTTGGCGGAGGAAGAGGGATTCGAACCCCCGGACCTGTTACAGTCAACAGTTTTCAAGACTGCCGCATTCGACCGCTCTGCCATTCCTCCAGTAAGATGCAAGCATTTGCTGATTGCGGGTGCAAAGATAGAATGTTTTTTTGATTGCAGAAATTTTTTTCGCATTATTTATCAAGAAAGATGATATCTGTACAGTAAGTAAGAAGTAACTTGTTTAAAAAAAGGCTTCTTTATAAGA
It includes:
- the hsdR gene encoding EcoAI/FtnUII family type I restriction enzme subunit R: MNKKLLSESDIKEKYITPAIINAGWNEHTQIIREYAITAGRIWVKGKLTARGKKLFADYVLYISGIPVAIIEAKDNNHSLNSGIQQALKYSDLMDIPFVFSSNGDGFYFHDKTITSGDIEINLALEDFPTVGFLWEKYKKFKKIETEIEEKIILQDYFSDSNRKPRYYQQIAINRTVEAVAKGQDRILLVMATGTGKTYTAFQIAYRLFKSKSKRKILFLADRTALVDQTLRGDFRHFKDAMTIIKKKVINVDGRDVLVANNKRGIDNADKAFDIFLGLYQGLSNSNPEIPDSFKDFSRNYFDLIIVDECHRGSAKEDSKWREILEYFNTATHIGLTATPKETKEISNIHYFGEPLYTYSLKQGIDDGFLAPYKVVKVTLDIDADGWRPPQGFTDKDGNPVEDRIYNTKDFDKNIVVENRRKLVANKITEFLKLNNRFDKAIVFCVDIEHAEGMRSALANVNTDLVKENSKYVMQITGDNEEGKRELDNFINPSEKYPVIAVTSKLMTTGVDAQTCKLIVLDSNIGSITEFKQIIGRGTRINEEYGKTYFTIMDFRNVTNHFADPDFDGNPVSIIEIEGDDAIVITDPPPTDVIDDPDFPEPDYPEITDPEGGEGPKPKPIKKIVQGVDVKIINERIQYLGPDGKIITESLIHYTKKSIGKQYKTLDSFLQAWNNADKKKIIIEELEEKGIFFETLKEEVGLEFDPFDLVCHVAFDMPALSRKDRANNVKKRNYFTKYSEKAQTILSNLLDKYADDGVLTIESLEVLKLKPINELGTPVELINAFGGKPQYELAIKELEEELYKKA
- a CDS encoding helix-turn-helix domain-containing protein produces the protein MKEIRKKYYIAFGQNLQKVMDNNKKDVMTVASVGKIELKQVYRVLNGEHGASLGTIISIAKGLDIEPKELFNFKFDLEKE
- a CDS encoding TonB-dependent receptor plug domain-containing protein, with the protein product MSGIVTDDTTPLPGVSVSVKNQRNTVITDFEGKFTITVSSDVSLIFTYIGFKTIEIPVARRLLINVQMEQDQTTLQEVRINTGYYSVKEKERTDSIAKIKAADIEKQPVNNPLAAMQGHMAGVNITQNTGVPGGGFNIQIRGLSSIRGDGNDPLYIVNGVPYSSQSLGDATVSASAISGVTNPLNNLNVSDIENIEVLKDADATAIYGSRGANGVVLITTKKGRSGETRFNLNAFTAVGKVARKMDLMQTSQYLSMRAEAFANDGITEYPEGAYDINGTWDQNRNADWQKELKEYLLQGELSLISMKEKSIIRETERLMNALWTGLTKIGLNYDLYFEKVDEFIR